TCAGGTAGCCTACCCTATATATTCGATTGGGTTAGATCAATtggtcaaataaaaaaaattaaacatattgaattaattatttttttaaaaatgaaataaaaataattaattttataaatttttgtttaaatatttAAAGTTAAGCAAACAAAGTTTGaccaacaataaaaaaatattatatattattcttttattatttgatcataaaatattttttcataatttatttataataactgtttttttaattttaaaagaaaatcaaataaaaaaatctttaaaaaaacaCATAATTAACATCAAAGGACACACATTTTTTTGTCCAAAAAGACAAGAATTTCAACAAAATTTAATAAGATAATTAACATGACATCACATTACATTATTTCTATTGTGATAAATATGAATGGATGAATGTTCATTTAATACATTGTGACTTTCTTTACAATATTGGATGGCCAACATTTTCAATATAAGAGAAATTTACTTCCTTAAGAAAGACTAAATTTTATGAAGATTGAAAAAGGAATATTTTGTACAAGTCTAATAAAAGTGAAAGTCTGAGACATATGacacaataaaaatacaaagcatttcctctctctctccgtACAAAGttcttctttatcttttcttcatatactacaacatataatattagtaGATATATTAATCATcattattatattgagatagtaattgtagtgaatattattattagagctatctaattatatttcattattttatattattacatcttatttatttattttacaatacgttatcagcacgagactctggTCAAATTTTAAGAAGACTCGAGtaataaattttcattatgtcaaaactctctcatcttgaatttaatgcttttgatatatctggaaacaactatttatcatggatactagatgctggaatccatcttgattcaatggatcttggagatactattaaagttaaaaataatgtatcccagaaggataaagccaaagccatgattttccttcatcgtcatcttgacgaaggattgaaaaatgaatatctcacattaaaagatcctgcagatatGTGAAAAGACCTTGAAAAAAggtataatcataaaaaaagaCGGTGATATTTCCTCAAGCCTGATATGAATGGATGCACTTGCATCTACAagattttaaatccataaatgaatataattttgcaatgtttcgaatcaccttACGGATGAAATTATGTGGGAAAAAGATAGCTGATAATGATATGTTAGAGAGAATTTTCTcgaccttccatgcctcgaatgtgctcctgcagtaGCAATATCgagaaaaaggatttaaaaaatattttgagttaatttcttgcattCTTGTTGCTGATCGCAATAATGAATTACTTTTAAGGAATCATGAAGCATGCCCAACTGGTGCCGCCCAATTTCTTaaagtaaatgcggcaaatcattatcccaaaagaggtaaatggcaaggctttagtaataagaaaaattatggaagaaaaaggaattatgttcacaagaaaggatctcaccagaagtgggataaagaaataAACTCtgggcaaaataaatcaacaaagaaaaagttttttcgttgtggtggaaagagcCATTGGTcgcgtacctgtcgtaccccaaggcacctagtcgatctttatcaagcatctttgaaaaaggacgACAAAGGAAAAGAGTcgaattttgtttcaaatgatgctgaaaattccaccactcattatgatgtatctgatttctttgaggatcctgaatgaaatattggtcatttgatcaatgatggaatagtttaatatgtgaaattgttaagtattcatgtaaataaataatgtaaaaaacttattgttaagttttactttctatgtatttaagttttaaatatgatgtacataaataatgaaatattaatgtttatgtttaagaattttgaaatcattaaatgtgtcaagttttttaaaaataataataataacaatagtgataataataaaattttagtatataacattatttttatgtacaGTATTTCTTGAAAAAATAATTCCAATCAAGAATTCAATTTGATTATACATGTAttactactcattttattattatttatctttgaaaaaaatggtcaggatatataatgaagatgtatgccttacagatagtgcaagttcgcaaaccattctcaaaagtgatatacATTTTActcatcttgtgccaaaagaagaatatgttaacactattattggctcaggcaatgtgatagaaggctacagaagagctataattttgttttctggaggaacaaaatttataataaataatgcactattgtctACTAAGTCTCTAAGGAACTtattgagtttcaaagatattcgccaaaatggatatcatgttgagacaatgaatgaggaaaatcataagtacttatgtatcacagctcatgatttaaataaaaaagttatagAAAAGTTACCTTCACTTTCATTtgggttatattataccaaaattagtgcaattgagtcacatgccattgtaaactAGAAGTTTACTAgtccaaatgaattcataacttggcatgatCGATTGGGTCATTCGGGAACAATCATGATGcagagaattattgaaaacccCCATGGATATTCGCTAAAAAACCAGAAaattcttaaaactagtgaatttcGTTGTGTTGTATGTTTTCAGGGAAAgctaattttaaggccatcaccagtaaagattggatttgagtctcctgaattcctagaaaggattcaaggcgatatatgtggacctatttaTCCACCAATTGGATCTTTCAGATATTTTATAGTtctaatagacgcatcttcgagatggtcacatgtgtgcttattgtcttctcgcaacctgacatttgcgagattacttgctcaaattattctattaaaagcacaatttcctgaaaattcaatcaaaacaATTCATCTTGATAATGCTAGTGAATTTACTTCTTAAGCTTTTGATGcctattgtatggctaatggaatatgtgttgaacatccagtagctcatgttcacacacaaaatagGTTAGcaaaatcacttattaaacacctccaattaattgctagacccttactaatgagaacaaatctcccaacctcggtttgggggcatgctattttacatgccgcagcacttattcgtttgaggccaacgagttaccatcagttctctcctatgcaattagcttttggccagtagccaaatgtttcccatttaagaatattcggGTGTGTGATATATGTTCCTATTGCACCACCTtctcgcaccaaaatgggaccccaaagaaaattgggaatATATGTTAGATATGATTCTCTCTATAGTAAGGTATCTTGAGATAAAAACTGGGAATACATTTAAAGGCCGATTtacggattgtcattttgattaatcaaaattttcaatattAGAGGGAGAGAAAAAACTTCCTGAAAAGAAACTTAATTGGGATGCATCATCCTTGATGCATTtggatcctcgatcagggcaatgtgaactagaagttcaaaagattatacatttgtaaagaatagcaaatgaattgcctgatccattttccgatacaaagagaataaccaaatcttatataccagcagAAAATATCCTAATTCAAATTAATGTGCCAGTCGGACAAATAGCCACTGAAACAAATttacgccagaagcgtggcaggcttgtcggttccaaagataaaaatcctcaaaaaagaaaagaggtaaatactattcttgttgagaaagacatagtaaaaacACCTGCAATTGTCTaaaattctgatatagttttaaaGCCAGAAGatgttcaggtacctgaaaattgtgaaaataaCGAAATCttgataaattatgtctttacaagaaaaaaaatgggaccgaaataagacaattgtcaatgaaatatttgcatataatgtggcattcaatatcatgcatgaaaataaggatcttgagtcaagatcagtcgaagaatgtcgacaaagaaatgattggccaaaatgggaagaagccatgaaggctgagttagactcacttgcaaaacgtgaagtctttagacctgtagtccgtacaccggaaaatgtaaaacctgttggatactgATGAGTATTTGtaagaaaacgaaatgagaaaaatgaagttgtacgCTACAAAGCTCGACTTGTAgtacaaggtttttcacaaaggctcggtatagattatgaagaaacataTTCTCCTGTAGTGGATGCAATAACATTGCATTATTTGGTCTGTTTATCCGCATATTATAAACTACATATGcatctaatggatgtggtaatagcctatttatacggctcattagatcatgatatctatatgaaagtccctgaaggattaaagatatctaaaccatccaaagaatattcgcaagggttatattaagtcaaattgcaaagatctttatatggtctaaagcaatttggacgaatgtggtataatcgtcttcctgagtatctggccaaaaacggatttaaggatgatgatatctgcccatgtgttttcataaagaaatctgcatctggattcattataattgctgtgtacgttgatgatttaaatatcattggaactcTTGAAGAAAtttcaacaattataaaaactctaaaagaagagttttagatgaaagatcttggaaagactaaaatTTGTCTCgacctgcagatcgagcatacaaaaaatggaaTCTTCATTCATCAAACGACATACACAGAAAAGttcttgaagagattttatatggataagtcacatccattaagtatcTCAAtaatcgtaagatctttggatgtggaaaaggatcaattccgtcctaagaAAGAAACTGAAGATATTTTTGGTTCtaaagtaccatatcttagtgtcATTGGAGCGCtgatgtatcttgctaataaaaCACGACACGACATATCATTTacggtgaatttactagcaaggtatagttcctctccaactaGAAGACATTGGAATtgaatcaaacaaatctttcgatatcttcatggaacagTTGATATgtgattgttttatccctatggatccaaatcacaattagttggctatgcagatgttGGATACTTGTTTGATCTACATAAacggagatctcaaacaggatacctattcacatatggtggtacagctgtatcatggaggtccacaaaacagacgattgctgcaacatcctctaatcatgctgaaatactagcgatACATGAAGTTAGTCGTGAGTGGTTTTGGCTCAggagtttgatccaatatattctgtcatcatgtggactaattgatcataagatagctccaactttcctgtttgaaaataatatagcatgtattgctcaacttaaaggcagatatatcaaaggtgatagaataaagtatatttctcccaaattcttcttcactcatgatctttaaaatcaagggacaattgatgtccaacagatccgctcaagtgacaatctggcagatttattgacaaagtcactcccaaaattcTCCTTTAAAAGATTAGTACATGAGATTAGGATGCACCGATTTtgagacattaaatgatgtcgacaagagggggagactaTACTCCTTTTTCCTTCGTCAGATTTTTttccattgggtttttcttgcaaggtttttaacgaggcagtgcccatcacaaaggattttgtactctttttccttcactaaagtttttttttcattggatttttctttaataaggttttaacgaggtaTAATCTTAAATGGTCATTCAAGAAGGAGTATTGTGATAAGTATGAATAGATGGATGTCCATTTAATACATTGTGACTTTCTTCATAATATTGGGCAGCCACCGTTTTCAATAAGGGAAGTTTAGTTTTTCAAGAAAGACTAAACTTTATGAAGATTGAAAAAggaatattttatacaaatataaatagaagTGAAAGTCTCAGACATATGacacaataaaaatacaaaatatttccTCTCTTTTTCCGTACAAAGttattctttatcttttctatatatactacaacatataatattagtaGATATATTAATCAtcaatattatattaaaatagtaatcacaataaatattattattaaaattatctaattatattatattatattatattattaaatcttatttatttattttacaactaTTTCTAATTAGTGAAAATAAATCTATGCTACGTTGATATTCATGATAATAGCAACTGCTTCACCTGACAAATACAGAGATAACAGAATAATATGTGTTCCTAACtaaataagatataaaaaatcTATACATGTAGATAATTTTCTGAATTTATATCTTAGAATTTGCCATAATTAATATGTACACAACTCTATAAAAAACAACCGTATTCGCtaatctaaataaataaatttcaaaacttaaatttttatcaTCTTAACATCTAAAATTTTATACTGGCATATACTAACAAGTTTATATTTATACTAATCTAAACCGACTTATCTGCTAATCtaagtaaataataaaatagatttCAAATTTATATATCTATCATATTAACaactaaaaattaatactaGCATACACTAATAAGATTAtatttatactaatttaaacaaaaatatgATCAAGCatttaattttcataaaaaaaactaaaaaaattaagcCCATCTAGATAGTTCACAATGTGTCTATCTTCATTTAGctaaataattttgttattgCGCAACATTTTTTCCTTATCTTGTTCTTCTCCTCTCTTTTTCTCATTTCTTCCTCTCCTCTCTTGCTTCGAATTTCTCCTTCTCTCACAttacaattttttaaatgaaataaattGTTGAATACGCTGGCAAGGGGCGCGCTATTTATAACCATGATTACTGTAATTTCGTTGGTAGCAAACGTGCAATTATACAAATTCGATTTTTTTTAGATTCGCTGGCAGCAATCGTGTAATccatataaaatttaattttgctCTCCTTGTCAGCGAAATAGTACCTGAATGTATAAAACagtcaaaattcaaaaatctatttaattgagtaaataattaatttattttatttaaataaataaaacccTTAAGAATCAAGAGATACAGATTTTAGACTCTCCTGTCCGTGCAAAAATTTTAGTCTTCCAATACTATCAACTAACTTTTGGTCATTATTGCATTATAGTaaggatttaaattttttaaagtttgaattttaccttaaagagtaaagtatgatctctcacaatttattttataggtgggactaagaataaatatgagagagaaattATTCAAGGATAAAAGATTATACTTTACCCtctaaaatacaaatttaaaatttagaaaattcaAATTCTTATAGTAACGAGTgaatatattttgtttattttttccttttttgttcttgtttaGAACTTGAGTGCTTTGCTATCCATGGTCACACAACTTCCTGGTATTAAGTAGCATTATATTTTACTGCTGATATTGTAGCACGATAGTTAGCTCATGATGCTTGTAACTATGGGAATCAAGCAGGGCACTGTCTGAAGAAAAAGACTATGTTTGTCTAAGAAATTCACAGACGATGCTAAAAATGAGGCAACAACATATGGCATCTCAAATTTCAATGTTACATCCTGTGAAGATCACTGTTGGACCATTTGCACAAGAGCAAGTTGAGTTTGAAGCATATCCTTCAGGTAATAGATTGAATGACATTATCACTCTTTTGGTTCTGCCATGTCGATAGAACAAAtataatgtatattttttaatttgaatttggaCGCTTATACGAATAACAATAACGACggaaattatttttgttatgaaTGCAGGGAATGTGTATTGGCCGGATATTGACCACGGAGGAGTATTGCCGAAGTATGGAATTCACGATCAGCACGCCGGGAGCGTGGTGCCTGAGCATGTGGCAACGTGGCGGCACTCTCTTAACACGCCGAGGGCGTGCTTCTTGCGACGTGGCGACACCCCTTTACCATGCCAGGGGCGTGGTGCATGGAGAACCGTGAAGCGCAGCAGAGATTCCCGCATGCCCCCTCCAAGCCAATCCGCTTCTGCCATGTCAGCACGCAGAGGCGTGCCCTGCGTGCTGCCTAGTTGGCTCAACTACACTTTGCCACCTAGCTTTCACGCTCCCCACGTGATTCAGGCACCACACCCCCTGCGTGTTGTGTCTTCATCTAACACATCCACCTGTGTGTAATACACACAGTATCTCCATTTTTAGCCAATACATCACAATGTTTTCCATATCTAGATTATTCAGCCGAATAACGATGTCTTGGAATCTTGTTATATGTGCTCTGAATTTCACGaatcttgttttttttttttttttttttttggggtaAAACCTGCGGtatcttatgatcctttgatcgTGCAGCCCTATGCCAGCAAAGTTGAAGTTCTAGCCCTGGCTGCTCTGGAAGTAAGAGATCAACAGTTCAGATTGGTTGAAATTCTTGGTAATTGGGGTCATTGCCTCACTTGGGAAACAATTTCTTTCGTTAAAAATAGAGTTGGAAGCATCTTTGTGAAAGCAACTAAGCACTATCAGTCTATCACTTACTGAGAAAATATGAGATAGATTGATTAATATTTTAATGATTAACATTTGctaaagaataaaatatttgactaaaaaggtttttgaaaactaattttaagtttttatttttgtattcttAATAAATCCAAATTAACTTAGTGAGAGGAGGGAATGAGGCTATCCCCAATGAATTCTCTTTCACTTCCTTCCCTTCCCTTCACAAGGTACTTCCTCCATTCCCGTCTTTCTTTTGGAGAagaactttttcttttttattctcttaCTTCCGTTGGTggtgttcttgttattgctACAGACTTTCTGCAAGTGAAACCGGAACAAACACGATATGGGTATCCTTCAAAACCTCAATTTTGTCACCAGAGACTCAAACTTTAAGCAGAGTATTGTGTCTGAGAGCTAAAAGCAATGGTGAGGCAGTGATAATTGTGGATCATGGGTCGCGTCGAAAAGAGTCCAATCTCTTGCTTAGTAAGCTCAGTTCTTTGTCTTAATTTAATTACTCCTACTACCACTGTTATTGTACTTTGGGAATACTATAATTTGAGGTATAaaattggttttggttttggtttttgATGTCAGATGAATTTGTGAAGATGTTTAAACATAAAACCGGTTACGAGATTGTGGAGCCTGCTCATATGGTAATTTACTAATTTCCTCTATATAtatttcttaaattttatttgtaaaatgtTATCAGGTAAAGAAAAACATAGATTTATAGAAATGTTAGCTGATGAACTATTTCTAATGTTGGAATGGGACTGTTAGCATTTTACTTAGGTTGTTTGTTTGTCAATGGCAATGAGACTTGCCTTTTCCCAACATGAAGTAAAAAGAGATAAagcttctttctcttttctttcatgGTTTGATCAGGCAGCTAGATTTGGCTCATAGAAGTATAAATAGTGTTAACAATTTTCTTCATGGTGCATAAATCAACA
The Arachis stenosperma cultivar V10309 chromosome 7, arast.V10309.gnm1.PFL2, whole genome shotgun sequence genome window above contains:
- the LOC130940075 gene encoding uncharacterized protein LOC130940075, whose product is MLKMRQQHMASQISMLHPVKITVGPFAQEQVEFEAYPSGNVYWPDIDHGGVLPKYGIHDQHAGSVVPEHVATWRHSLNTPRACFLRRGDTPLPCQGRGAWRTVKRSRDSRMPPPSQSASAMSARRGVPCVLPSWLNYTLPPSFHAPHVIQAPHPLRVVSSSNTSTCV
- the LOC130942060 gene encoding sirohydrochlorin ferrochelatase, chloroplastic-like, which translates into the protein MRLSPMNSLSLPSLPFTRLSASETGTNTIWVSFKTSILSPETQTLSRVLCLRAKSNGEAVIIVDHGSRRKESNLLLNEFVKMFKHKTGYEIVEPAHMDVVNDRIKHCLKHISGDAEECSVCAGTGKCRLYNS